In Odontesthes bonariensis isolate fOdoBon6 chromosome 6, fOdoBon6.hap1, whole genome shotgun sequence, one genomic interval encodes:
- the cox7c gene encoding cytochrome c oxidase subunit 7C, mitochondrial: MLGQAVRRFTTSAVRSSHYSEGPGKNLPFSVDNKWRLLGMMVVFFGSGFAFPFIVVRHQILKK, translated from the exons ATGCTGGGACAAGCTGTAAGGCGGTTCACGACATCTGCCGTTCGTTCTTCACATTATTCTGAAGGACCAGGGAAG AACCTGCCGTTCTCTGTGGACAACAAGTGGCGTCTGCTGGGCATGATGGTGGTGTTCTTTGGCAGCGGCTTTGCTTTCCCCTTCATTGTCGTCAGACATCAGATCCTGAAGAAGTGA